TGGTCCCCCCGCAGCCTGACGGCACCCGGGCCCCCCTGGAGATCGTGCTGCTGGACAAGGTGTCCAATGGCTTTCGTGGTGTCatccagctcctggagtggTTCGAGCTCCCCAACGGGTTCCTGTTGGTGATGGAGCATCCGGAGCCGTCTCAGGACCTCTCTCGCTTACTGAGGGCGTGGGGGTTCCTGCCGGAGGAGATGGCGTGGGGGCTGTTCCGCCAGGTGCTGCAGGCCGTGCGGCACTGCACCAGCTGCGGCGTCCTGCACCGGGACATCAAGCCCCAGAACATCCTCCTCCACCTGGCCACCGGCGAGGCCAAGCTCCTCGACTTTGGATGTGGCACCTTCCTTAAGGACACGGTCTACACCCAGTTTGCAGGTGAGCCCACAGCCGGGGGATGCTCCTGGTGCCGGGCATCGCATGGCCATGCCCGGGTGTGGCAGTGGAGATTGCCCCTTTGGCTGAGGGGGAACAGGATTAGTTCTTCAGCCAAGTTGCttttggatggggctgggggttaCTGTGAGACAGGCCCCGGCCTTGCCGAcagcctgtgccacccaccctgTCCCGGGCTGggtctggggcaggggggagccaGCCTGACCAAAACCCCCGTGAGGGTAGCAGAGAAGGGGGTCAGAACTGTGCACCAGCTGGCTTGGTGTGCAGGCGAGGAAGGGCTTGGGCTGCTCCGCTCGCCTTGTTTGCCTTGGCTTATGATGAATTGTTGGGGGCAGTGCAGTGGGGCGGGGAGAAGGCACGGCTTTTCCCCACCACTGggtgggtttttcccttgcatGAAATGGTTGGGCCTTGCCAGGGCTTCCGCTGCCCTCTTGGACACCAGCGGCTTCTTCTCCAACCCAGAGTTTGTAACCAAGAGTCAGGGGCCGGCGAGAAGGCAGTGGGTCACAGCGTGTGCCACTGGGGCAGGCCCCACattgccagggctgctggggtgaggctctgggagcaggcagcatccACCTGCTGAACTGCGTCTGTATTCCGTAGGAACACTGTCATACAGCCCGCCAGAGTGGATCTACCTCAAGCGCTACCACGGCGAGGAGGCGACCATCTggtccctgggcatcctgctctACCAGATGGTCTGCGGGAAGCACCCTTTCCGCAAAGGCCCCAACACCATCTGGGCCCAGCTCCCGTTCCCAGCACGGGTCTCTCCAGGTGGATACCAATCTTTGTGGCACGGGGGGAATAACGGTGTTGGGAGAGGGCAGCGGGCTCACGAGGATGCCGCTCTTGAAGCTGTTTGTGTCCCAtgggtggctggaggaggtggcctgtgtcctgccatcctgctctcctccaaaagGGAGAATCGATGGAGAAGtttgggcacagctctgagcacagccagcacagcctgggcacgtggacagtgggacagaggggacaggatcCTTCTCCAACTGACCGGCCATTTTCcccccaggctgccagcaccTTATCAGGTGGTGTTTGTCCATCCGCCCCTCGGACAGGCCAGCACTGGAAGACCTGTTGTGCCATCCTTGGGTGCAGGACATTCCCCTGCCCTAGAAGACGGGAGAGATCCACGTGCTCCCTTTGATCCAGGGGCCTGGCAGGTAACACCTCCACACATCTCTTGGCAATAAgaaccaaaggaaaccagactTTTTTGTCAGCCTGTAGCACTGGGGGGGGGTCATCCCACGGGAACACGCCCCtctttgtgctggagctgggctgcagaccCGGTCTCCCAAGTGCTGGTGgccaccatccaacctggttttgCTCGTCCCGCTTCACAGACAGCTGGGCCCTCGGCAGAACGCTGACAGCCTGGTCtggcccccagggaaggagaaggggcctCTGCAGAAGCTGTGCCGGGTGggcctgctgctggagacatcGAGGACGACGTCAGGGATGACAAGCTCTCAGCTGACCTGGACGCCGGCGAGCTGAAGAGGATGGACTTTGATTCTGGCCCCTTCCTCCAAGCCGTGCTCCACACGCCGTTTGCAGATGAGTCCACACCCAGGGGGTGCTCCCGGACACGGGcattgctcagcctggctgggcaccgAAGGTTCCCCCTTTGCTGATGGGGAACCTGAGGAATTCTTCAGCCGGCTGCCAAGCTGCTTCTTGGCAGGAGGGCGGGcgggtgctctgggctgggtgtgaaatgggagcccggctctgcccccagcctctgccactgcccctttgctgggcggggctggggcaggggcagccagcctgccaaaaacaaacccccgtGGGGGGAGCAAAGGCGGGGCTGCAGAACACCAGCTGCTTTGGGCTGCAGGCCAGGAAAGGCTTGGGCTGCCTTGGCTTAGGAGCCTTTCTTTGGGCcagtgcagcagggcagggagaaggcctgggttttcctcagctggaggaggtggggtTTTCCTTTGGCCTGcagggcttgggccttcctcaGAACCCTGACAGAAGGttaacattttacctttttttcttgtttccactTTTGGTTTGTAATCTCTGTTCatgaatttgttgtttgttttccagggaagagttggagctggtgcccagtccgggttgggaagggctgggaccatccctggagaggatCTGACGTCCCCTCTGAGAAGGCTGAGGACATCCTTTGGGACACGCTCTTCTTGCGGCAGCAGATCTTGGGAGGTAGATGCTCATCTTGCCCATCTtgtcagcagcagtgggatAATGGCTTTGGGGAGATGGCAGCAGGCACATGAACATCCCgctcttgcagctgctgaggaggttgatctcctgggcttggctggaggaggtggcacctGTGTTGAGTAATTGCTGAAATCCAATCGATCTGGGATGACCCCAAATGACAGTTTAGTTTTCAGCTTGCTCGAGCTGTATCTCAGCAGCTTTTGGGTATCATTTTTGGCCCCCAGACAGGACACCTCTGCCTGATCTCCCGCGGATCcgagggatctctggatcttcacGCCAGCACCAGGactttgctgcagaagagcacagatccccagcccagtctgggacacaggtaaGATCCCAGTGGATAACAAGGCATTCTTTTGGGGAATCCTGCCCATGTCAAACGTATGGATCTTTCAGTGCACTGGGGGTTCTTTGGTATTTTGGGAATCCTGCTCATCTGAGACCTGTGGATCTTCCAGCCCTTTGGGTGGGTTCTTTGGAATTCTGGAATTTGGtctttggctttgttttatcaATCACTATTGTTCTGTACTTGTAAATTCTCCCAGGGAGAATTTAATGGGGTGTTGGAATCAATGGGTGGCTGTTCTGGAACACTGAATTAGAATCCATTGTTGCAGTTGATGCTGTTTGAGAAGGGgaacagaagtggaaggaggttatgtctggtgctgtgtttttccctttgcagaacCTGTGAAAGGGCAGAAAGATTGTGGTGTGAATGCAGCGCCCTCAGAGCCCTTGGTGTGAGCCCGGAAAGGAAAATCCAGCTGAGGGACAAGATCAGTCTAATTTGGGGACATTGTTGGAGGT
This Pseudopipra pipra isolate bDixPip1 chromosome W, bDixPip1.hap1, whole genome shotgun sequence DNA region includes the following protein-coding sequences:
- the LOC135406462 gene encoding uncharacterized protein LOC135406462, encoding MAPAVPLCRAGPPRPRPWAARRGLALARLPARRLWRCWALLWGWLWDGLGLAAPWLRLARARRLPGPAGAAGAAAAAASSAASPARAPPLASPAAGSEPPLPAAAGEARPGPLEGRSGAVPGPGPNADGHVSPAPKAKEPLHERYRLHSLLGSGGFGRVYAGTCLADGAPVSAAGGGGGGGGGGGGGRDGRRAQPALPLGLQVAIKAVSRDGIRRWGELPDGTRAPLEIVLLDKVSNGFRGVIQLLEWFELPNGFLLVMEHPEPSQDLSRLLRAWGFLPEEMAWGLFRQVLQAVRHCTSCGVLHRDIKPQNILLHLATGEAKLLDFGCGTFLKDTVYTQFAGEPTAGGCSWCRASHGHARVWQWRLPLWLRGNRISSSAKLLLDGAGGYCETGPGLADSLCHPPCPGLGLGQGGASLTKTPVRVAEKGVRTVHQLAWCAGEEGLGLLRSPCLPWLMMNCWGQCSGAGRRHGFSPPLGGFFPCMKWLGLARASAALLDTSGFFSNPEFVTKSQGPARRQWVTACATGAGPTLPGLLG